The following nucleotide sequence is from bacterium.
CTTATATAAAATATATCCCGATTCAGCATTAAATATTAAAAAATACCTAAAACCCAATTCAATAGACTTAACAATTACCTCTCCACCATATTGGGATATCTTGAATCGCAAGAGAACAGCGGACAGAAAAGAAATACGGAATTACAGTAACTCTCAAAAAGATTTTGGCAATATTACTGATTATGAAGAGTTTTTATTATCTTTGCAGGAAGTATTTAGAGAAGTTTATTATGTTACAAAACCTAATCGATATTGCATAGTTGTTGTTATGGATATCAGAAAAGGTCCTAATTTTTATCAGTTTCATTCGGATCTAACCAGAAAAATGGAAGAAATCGGTTTTACGCTTAAAGATATCATTATTTGGGATCGACAAAAAGAATATAACAATATGCGCCCTCTTGGCTATCCGTATTCTTTCGTTGTTAATAAAGTGCATGAATATATTTTAATCTTCAAGAAGTCAGATATTCCAAAGGAG
It contains:
- a CDS encoding DNA methyltransferase, which translates into the protein ASQIMERQSIGFDISKKYCEMAKKRLDVTYKTMFEKPLYKIYPDSALNIKKYLKPNSIDLTITSPPYWDILNRKRTADRKEIRNYSNSQKDFGNITDYEEFLLSLQEVFREVYYVTKPNRYCIVVVMDIRKGPNFYQFHSDLTRKMEEIGFTLKDIIIWDRQKEYNNMRPLGYPYSFVVNKVHEYILIFKKSDIPKEK